From a region of the Alosa sapidissima isolate fAloSap1 chromosome 9, fAloSap1.pri, whole genome shotgun sequence genome:
- the mgat3b gene encoding LOW QUALITY PROTEIN: beta-1,4-mannosyl-glycoprotein 4-beta-N-acetylglucosaminyltransferase (The sequence of the model RefSeq protein was modified relative to this genomic sequence to represent the inferred CDS: inserted 2 bases in 1 codon), translated as MKMRRHRVFLLCTVGLCVISFLHYYKALHYVSLLRELSAPYPNIKSFIMVTGFFWRERATPLASAVPEEGPPLDLRPSDTKPRAGEHMEGERMMGGLDDPGGLVMEVGEDPGVPRPWGRPEEPPHRDPEKNERQKVTPWHPNPPVVRLRPEAPHVVVEVEELXTPRRLLPPDPIESMDDLHSRVHHLQNDRAPYFVRTKAGALCFRQGTEVAPPGGQAKVAGPTAAAAAAAAAATKHGQRQLLQQPMHPQLQQQQQQQQQQYPPEEQAGTLRAKPRRGKRLVKCVCRPGWHGPYCGVPTMVYHSNLPTKERLTPRETPRRVINAINVNHEFDLLHVRFHELASAVDLFLVCESNFTAYGDRRPLRFLRLLLNGTYDYIRHKILYVFLDHFPDGGRQDGWIADDYLRTFLTRNGMSRVAGLRPDDVFLINDADEIPAREGILFLKLFDGWTEPFAIHMRKSLYGFFWKQLGSLEVVSGCTVGMLHDVYDNDGIRLRRREYYTMPGFRKYENDTGHILVQWSLGSPFHFAGWHCSWCFTPEGIHFKLISAQNGDFPRWGDYEDKRDLKYIRELIRTGGWFDGSVQEYPPSDPKEHMYAPKYMLDHYEQYRYLLENPYETKINGG; from the exons ATGAAAATGCGACGGCATAGGGTGTTCTTGCTTTGCACGGTGGGCCTGTGTGTCATCTCCTTCCTGCACTACTACAAGGCGCTGCACTACGTGTCGCTGCTGCGCGAGCTCTCCGCCCCCTACCCCAACATCAAGTCCTTTATCATGGTCACCGGCTTCTTCTGGAGGGAGAGGGCCACGCCTCTGGCCAGCGCCGTGCCCGAGGAGGGGCCGCCGCTGGACCTCAGGCCCTCGGACACCAAGCCCCGGGCCGGGGAGCACATGGAGGGTGAGAGGATGATGGGAGGGCTTGATGACCCGGGGGGGCTAGtgatggaggtgggggaggatccTGGAGTGCCCAGACCGTGGGGGAGGCCTGAGGAACCACCACACCGAGATCCT GAGAAAAATGAGCGCCAGAAGGTGACGCCCTGGCACCCCAATCCCCCAGTAGTTCGTCTGAGACCGGAGGCTCCGCacgtggtggtggaggtggaagaACT GACCCCACGACGGCTCCTACCCCCCGACCCGATCGAGTCCATGGACGACCTCCACAGCCGCGTTCACCACCTCCAGAACGACCGCGCGCCCTACTTTGTGCGCACCAAAGCCGGCGCCCTGTGCTTCCGGCAGGGGACCGAAGTAGCGCCCCCTGGTGGCCAGGCCAAAGTGGCAGgccccacagcagcagcagcagcagcagcagcagcagcgaccAAACACGGTCAGCGGCAGCTCCTCCAGCAGCCCATGCACCCCCAgcttcaacagcagcagcagcagcaacagcagcagtatCCCCCCGAGGAGCAGGCCGGCACTCTGCGCGCCAAGCCCAGGCGTGGCAAGCGGCTGGTGAAGTGCGTGTGCCGGCCCGGCTGGCACGGGCCCTACTGCGGCGTGCCCACCATGGTCTACCACTCCAACCTGCCCACCAAGGAGCGGCTGACGCCTCGCGAGACGCCCCGGCGCGTCATCAACGCCATCAACGTCAACCACGAGTTCGACCTGCTGCACGTGCGCTTTCACGAGCTGGCGAGCGCCGTGGACCTTTTCCTGGTGTGCGAGTCGAACTTCACGGCGTACGGCGACCGGAGGCCGCTGCGCTTCCTGCGCCTGCTGCTCAACGGCACGTACGACTACATCCGCCACAAGATCCTCTACGTCTTCCTCGACCACTTCCCCGACGGCGGGCGGCAGGACGGCTGGATCGCCGACGACTACCTGCGCACCTTTCTGACGCGCAACGGCATGTCGCGGGTGGCGGGCCTCCGGCCGGACGACGTCTTCCTCATCAACGACGCCGACGAGATCCCGGCCCGCGAGGGCATCCTCTTCCTCAAGCTGTTCGACGGCTGGACGGAGCCCTTCGCCATCCACATGCGCAAGTCGCTCTACGGCTTCTTCTGGAAGCAGCTGGGCTCTCTGGAGGTGGTGTCGGGCTGCACCGTGGGCATGCTCCATGACGTCTACGACAACGACGGCATCCGGCTGCGGCGGCGAGAGTACTACACCATGCCAGGCTTCCGTAAGTACGAGAACGACACGGGACACATCCTGGTGCAGTGGTCGCTGGGAAGTCCGTTCCACTTTGCCGGTTGGCACTGCTCGTGGTGCTTCACCCCCGAGGGGATCCACTTTAAGCTCATCTCGGCCCAGAACGGGGACTTCCCGCGATGGGGCGACTACGAGGACAAGCGGGACCTTAAATACATCCGGGAGCTGATCCGAACCGGGGGCTGGTTCGACGGCTCCGTGCAGGAGTACCCTCCTTCGGATCCCAAGGAGCACATGTACGCTCCCAAATACATGTTGGACCACTACGAGCAGTACCGGTACTTGCTGGAGAACCCGTACGAAACGAAGATAAACGGGGGGTAA